In a single window of the Nocardiopsis composta genome:
- a CDS encoding acyl-CoA dehydrogenase family protein produces MADDGGARTGVGGARVGLEPPDGGAALRELLDGRWREVREHARERLTGELFAPVAGLSVEEHRARVAEQLAALAATEVPAYGFPTAVGGAGDLGASVAAFQMLVCDMSLMVKVGVQWGLFGGAIHALGSDRHHAEYLPRVISLELPGCFAMTETGHGSDVQRLRTTADYDPATGEFTVHTPDEAARKDYIGNAARDGRAAVVFARLRTLGTDHGVHALIVPIRDAEGRPLPGVTLSDCGPKGGLNGVDNGRISFDRVRVPREALLDRYGDVAPDGTYTSPIDNPDRRFFTMLGTLVRGRISVAGGAGTAAEAALAIAVRYAEARRQFEGPSGEVLLLDRRAHQRRLLPRLARSYALHFAQEELVAALHDAETGERPLDEHGRRELESRAAGLKAVATWHALDTLQACREACGGAGYLAENRLTQLRADADVFTTFEGDNVVLLQLLAKALLTKHRDAFGDLDALRMARFAAGQVLEGVVERTAARSLIERLVSAAPGRGDEADLYDRGWQLKLLEDREEHTVTGLARRLRRAGGGDPERAFRVFDDAQDHVLKAARVHVDRVVLEAFVAAIERCAEPVTRKLLERVCDLYVLSVVEEDRAWFLEHERLSGTRAKAVVQAVDDLCRGLRPHARTLVDAFGLPDAWLAAPIALGAEARRQEEQRRNEAADRGAPAPAS; encoded by the coding sequence ATGGCGGACGACGGCGGGGCCAGGACCGGGGTGGGGGGCGCACGGGTCGGCCTGGAGCCGCCGGACGGCGGCGCCGCGCTGCGCGAGCTGCTCGACGGGCGCTGGCGCGAGGTGCGCGAGCACGCCCGGGAGCGGCTCACCGGCGAACTGTTCGCCCCGGTCGCCGGGCTGTCCGTGGAGGAGCACCGGGCGCGGGTCGCCGAGCAGCTGGCCGCGCTGGCCGCCACCGAGGTGCCGGCCTACGGATTCCCCACCGCGGTGGGCGGCGCGGGCGACCTCGGCGCCTCGGTGGCCGCCTTCCAGATGCTGGTCTGCGACATGTCGCTGATGGTCAAGGTCGGCGTGCAGTGGGGGCTGTTCGGCGGCGCGATCCACGCGCTGGGCTCGGACCGGCACCACGCCGAGTACCTGCCCCGGGTCATCTCGCTGGAGCTGCCCGGCTGCTTCGCGATGACCGAGACCGGGCACGGCTCCGACGTGCAGCGGCTGCGCACCACCGCCGACTACGACCCGGCGACCGGCGAATTCACCGTGCACACCCCGGACGAGGCGGCGCGCAAGGACTACATCGGCAACGCCGCCCGGGACGGCCGCGCCGCGGTGGTCTTCGCCCGGCTGCGCACCCTCGGCACCGACCACGGGGTGCACGCCCTGATCGTGCCGATCCGCGACGCCGAGGGGCGTCCGCTGCCCGGCGTCACCCTCTCCGACTGCGGCCCCAAGGGCGGGCTGAACGGCGTCGACAACGGGCGCATCTCCTTCGACCGGGTGCGCGTCCCGCGCGAGGCGCTGCTCGACCGGTACGGCGACGTCGCCCCGGACGGCACCTACACCAGCCCGATCGACAACCCCGACCGCCGGTTCTTCACCATGCTGGGCACCCTGGTGCGCGGCCGGATCAGCGTCGCCGGGGGCGCCGGCACCGCGGCCGAGGCGGCGCTGGCCATCGCGGTCCGCTACGCCGAGGCGCGCCGCCAGTTCGAGGGGCCGAGCGGCGAGGTCCTGCTGCTGGACCGCCGCGCCCACCAGCGCCGCCTGCTGCCCCGGCTGGCCCGCAGCTACGCCCTGCACTTCGCCCAGGAGGAGCTGGTCGCGGCGCTGCACGACGCGGAGACCGGGGAGCGGCCGCTGGACGAGCACGGCCGGCGCGAGCTGGAGTCCCGCGCCGCCGGGCTGAAGGCGGTGGCCACCTGGCACGCCCTGGACACCCTGCAGGCCTGCCGGGAGGCCTGCGGCGGCGCCGGCTACCTGGCGGAGAACCGGCTGACCCAGCTGCGCGCCGACGCCGACGTGTTCACCACCTTCGAGGGCGACAACGTCGTCCTGCTCCAGCTGCTCGCCAAGGCCCTGCTCACCAAGCACCGGGACGCCTTCGGCGACCTGGACGCGCTGCGCATGGCGCGGTTCGCCGCCGGGCAGGTGCTGGAGGGCGTCGTCGAGCGCACCGCGGCCCGCTCGCTGATCGAGCGGCTGGTCAGCGCCGCCCCGGGCCGCGGCGACGAGGCCGACCTGTACGACCGCGGCTGGCAGCTCAAGCTGCTGGAAGACCGCGAGGAGCACACCGTCACCGGGCTGGCCCGGCGGCTGCGCCGGGCCGGCGGCGGGGACCCCGAGCGCGCGTTCCGGGTCTTCGACGACGCCCAGGACCACGTGCTGAAGGCCGCCCGGGTGCACGTCGACCGGGTGGTGCTGGAGGCGTTCGTCGCCGCGATCGAGCGCTGCGCCGAACCGGTCACCCGCAAGCTGCTGGAGCGGGTCTGCGACCTGTACGTGCTGTCGGTGGTGGAGGAGGACCGCGCCTGGTTCCTGGAGCACGAGCGGCTCTCCGGCACCCGGGCCAAGGCGGTCGTGCAGGCCGTCGACGACCTCTGCCGCGGCCTGCGCCCGCACGCGCGCACCCTGGTCGACGCCTTCGGCCTGCCCGACGCCTGGCTGGCCGCCCCGATCGCCCTGGGCGCGGAGGCCCGCCGCCAGGAGGAGCAGCGCCGCAACGAGGCCGCCGACCGGGGCGCCCCGGCCCCGGCCTCCTGA
- a CDS encoding acetate/propionate family kinase → MQVLIVNTGSSSVKLSVLGPGDERLGQHTIELQGGAVTAEQMERALADLPRVDAVGHRVVHGGPDYRAPTLLDDRVVARLRELAVLAPLHLPKSLAGIEAARKTLPDLPQVAGFDTAFHATLPEAATTYAVPREWRERLGVRRYGFHGLSHAYSARRSAEMLGRSAGRLVVAHLGAGASLAAVHDGVCTDTTMGFTPTEGLVMATRSGDTDPGMLLWLIQHGGLTPEEVSDGLDRGGGLAGLTGDSDMRDVMDRIDAGDPRARLGLDVYLHRLRARIASMAAALNGLDTLVFTAGVGEHQPRVRSGAADGLGFLGVALDTAANEAAHGDADVTAPGARVRTLVITAREDLEIARGVREVLEA, encoded by the coding sequence ATGCAGGTGCTGATCGTCAACACCGGATCGAGCAGCGTGAAACTGTCGGTCCTCGGCCCCGGGGACGAGCGGCTCGGGCAGCACACCATCGAGCTGCAGGGCGGCGCGGTCACCGCGGAGCAGATGGAGCGGGCCCTGGCGGACCTGCCCCGGGTCGACGCGGTGGGGCACCGGGTGGTGCACGGCGGCCCCGACTACCGGGCCCCCACGCTGTTGGACGACCGGGTGGTGGCGCGCCTGCGGGAACTGGCGGTGCTCGCCCCGCTGCACCTGCCCAAGTCGCTGGCGGGCATCGAGGCGGCCCGCAAGACGCTGCCGGACCTCCCGCAGGTCGCCGGCTTCGACACCGCGTTCCACGCGACCCTGCCCGAAGCCGCCACCACGTACGCGGTCCCCCGGGAGTGGCGGGAGCGGCTCGGGGTGCGCCGGTACGGCTTCCACGGCCTGTCGCACGCCTACTCGGCCCGGCGCAGCGCCGAGATGCTGGGCCGCTCGGCGGGCCGCCTGGTCGTGGCCCACCTCGGCGCGGGCGCCTCGCTGGCCGCCGTGCACGACGGCGTCTGCACCGACACCACGATGGGGTTCACCCCGACCGAGGGCCTGGTCATGGCGACCCGCAGCGGCGACACCGACCCGGGCATGCTGCTCTGGCTGATCCAGCACGGCGGGCTGACCCCCGAGGAGGTCTCCGACGGCCTGGACCGCGGCGGCGGCCTGGCCGGGCTGACCGGCGACTCCGACATGCGCGACGTGATGGACCGGATCGACGCGGGCGACCCGCGGGCCCGGCTCGGCCTCGACGTCTACCTGCACCGGCTGCGCGCCAGGATCGCCTCGATGGCGGCCGCCCTGAACGGCCTGGACACCCTGGTGTTCACCGCCGGCGTCGGCGAGCACCAGCCTCGGGTCCGCTCCGGCGCCGCCGACGGCCTGGGCTTCCTCGGCGTGGCCCTGGACACCGCGGCCAACGAGGCGGCGCACGGCGACGCCGACGTCACCGCCCCCGGCGCCCGGGTGCGCACCCTGGTCATCACGGCCCGCGAAGACCTGGAGATCGCCCGCGGCGTCCGCGAGGTCCTGGAGGCCTGA
- a CDS encoding acyl-CoA dehydrogenase family protein: MRFTEPDERTALREAVAAFTAGYGPRYYREKAKAGAYLSELWAEAGKLGYLGVNIPEEHGGGGGGIGDLAAVLEELSAGGCPTLMMVVSPAICGTVLARFGTDGQRRRWLPGIASGESILAFAITEPDAGSNAHNITTTARRDGGDWLLTGRKTFISGVDVADAVLVVGRTEDARTGRLKPALFIVPTDAPGFEARPIEMDLVSPDHQFGLFMDGVRLPGDALVGDPDSGLLQLFAGLNPERIMAASLALGSARHALDTAVGYARQREVWGRPIGAHQGLAHPLAQIKVEVELARLMTQKAAALYDAGDDAGAGEAANMAKYAAGEAAARAVDQAVQTLGGNGLASEYGLGAAIASSRLGRIAPVSREMVLNYVAQHSLGLPKSY, translated from the coding sequence ATGAGATTCACCGAACCCGACGAGCGGACGGCGCTGCGCGAGGCGGTCGCCGCGTTCACCGCCGGCTACGGTCCGCGCTACTACCGGGAGAAGGCCAAGGCCGGCGCCTACCTGAGCGAGCTGTGGGCCGAGGCGGGCAAGCTCGGCTACCTCGGGGTGAACATCCCCGAGGAGCACGGCGGCGGGGGCGGCGGCATCGGCGACCTGGCCGCCGTGCTGGAGGAGCTGAGCGCCGGGGGCTGCCCCACGCTGATGATGGTGGTCTCCCCGGCGATCTGCGGGACGGTGCTCGCCCGGTTCGGCACCGACGGGCAGCGGCGGCGCTGGCTGCCCGGTATCGCCTCCGGGGAGAGCATCCTCGCCTTCGCCATCACCGAGCCGGACGCCGGCTCCAACGCGCACAACATCACCACCACCGCCCGCCGCGACGGCGGGGACTGGCTGCTCACCGGCCGCAAGACCTTCATCTCCGGGGTGGACGTGGCCGACGCGGTGCTCGTCGTCGGCCGCACCGAGGACGCCCGGACCGGCCGGCTCAAGCCCGCGCTGTTCATCGTCCCCACCGACGCCCCCGGATTCGAGGCGCGGCCCATCGAGATGGACCTGGTCAGCCCGGACCACCAGTTCGGGCTGTTCATGGACGGCGTCCGGCTGCCCGGCGACGCCCTGGTGGGCGACCCGGACAGCGGCCTGCTGCAGCTGTTCGCCGGGCTCAACCCGGAGCGGATCATGGCGGCCTCGCTGGCGCTGGGCTCGGCCCGGCACGCCCTGGACACCGCGGTCGGCTACGCCCGGCAGCGCGAGGTGTGGGGCCGCCCGATCGGCGCCCACCAGGGCCTGGCCCACCCCCTGGCGCAGATCAAGGTGGAGGTGGAGCTGGCCCGGCTGATGACGCAGAAGGCCGCCGCGCTCTACGACGCGGGCGACGACGCCGGCGCGGGCGAGGCCGCCAACATGGCCAAGTACGCGGCGGGCGAGGCCGCGGCGCGCGCCGTCGACCAGGCCGTGCAGACCCTCGGCGGCAACGGCCTGGCCTCCGAGTACGGCCTGGGCGCCGCGATCGCCTCCTCCCGCCTGGGCCGGATCGCCCCGGTCAGCCGCGAGATGGTGCTCAACTACGTCGCCCAGCACTCTCTCGGCCTGCCCAAGTCCTACTGA
- a CDS encoding ATP-binding protein produces MITTLLVANRGEIARRTIAACRALGVRSVAVYSDGDADAPHVREADAAVRLPGTAPADTYLRADVLVAAAERAGADAVHPGYGFLSESAAFARAVVKAGLTWVGPPPEAIEAMGAKITAKELAARAGVPVFRSMTPEEATAADLPLLIKASAGGGGRGMRVVRDLADLPAEAEAARAEAAAAFGDPAVFCERYVERGRHVEVQLLADAHGTVWAVGDRDCSVQRRHQKLIEEAPAPGIPGELRGRLHEAARRMAAAIGYTGAGTAEFLIAEDGSVSFLEMNTRIQVEHPVTECVTGLDLVEWQLRIAEGEPLPAGGPPEPRGHAVEARICAEDPLADWRPQTGTLARFDVPAARTAFAPPARYGVRVDAGVEDGTEVGTDFDPMIAKVIAWGSSRADALRRLAAALAGTRLHGVGTNRDLLVRVLRHPAFAAGELHTRFLEQHGAAELGRPLADERAVRLSALAAALATAEANRAAAPVLGGLPAGWRNLASAPHVRRYRTAAGEEVEAGYAAGRTGPVPLPAGGEEVRVHRAAPDEVQLVAGGVRRTFAVHRLPGGEVHVDSELGPVALTPLSRFPDGSDDVPPGTLLAPMPGTVVRVAAEEGDWVEAGRPLLWLEAMKMEHRITAPAAGTVTGLPAAGSRVDTGDVLAVVAPRPDTPQPDPAEGEAPAPDGAHR; encoded by the coding sequence ATGATCACCACGCTGCTCGTCGCCAACCGCGGCGAGATCGCCCGCCGCACCATCGCGGCCTGCCGCGCCCTGGGCGTGCGCAGCGTCGCGGTCTACTCCGACGGCGACGCCGACGCGCCGCACGTCCGCGAGGCCGACGCCGCGGTCCGGCTGCCCGGAACCGCCCCCGCCGACACCTACCTCCGCGCCGACGTGCTGGTGGCCGCCGCCGAGCGGGCCGGAGCCGACGCCGTGCACCCCGGGTACGGCTTCCTGTCGGAGAGCGCCGCATTCGCCCGCGCCGTGGTCAAAGCCGGGCTGACCTGGGTCGGCCCCCCGCCGGAGGCGATCGAGGCGATGGGCGCCAAGATCACCGCCAAGGAGCTCGCCGCCCGGGCGGGCGTCCCGGTGTTCCGCTCGATGACCCCGGAGGAGGCCACCGCGGCCGACCTGCCGCTGCTGATCAAGGCGTCGGCCGGCGGCGGCGGGCGCGGCATGCGCGTCGTCCGCGACCTCGCCGACCTGCCGGCCGAGGCGGAGGCGGCGCGCGCCGAGGCGGCCGCGGCCTTCGGCGACCCTGCGGTGTTCTGCGAGCGGTACGTGGAGCGCGGCCGCCACGTCGAGGTGCAGCTCCTCGCCGACGCGCACGGCACCGTGTGGGCCGTCGGCGACCGCGACTGCTCGGTGCAGCGCCGCCACCAGAAGCTCATCGAGGAGGCGCCCGCCCCGGGGATCCCCGGCGAGCTGCGCGGACGGCTGCACGAGGCGGCGCGCCGGATGGCCGCGGCCATCGGCTACACCGGCGCGGGCACCGCCGAGTTCCTGATCGCCGAGGACGGCTCCGTCTCCTTCCTGGAGATGAACACCAGGATCCAGGTGGAGCACCCGGTCACCGAGTGCGTCACCGGCCTGGACCTGGTGGAGTGGCAGCTGCGGATCGCCGAGGGCGAGCCGCTGCCGGCCGGCGGCCCGCCGGAGCCGCGCGGGCACGCGGTGGAGGCCCGGATCTGCGCCGAGGACCCGCTGGCCGACTGGCGCCCGCAGACCGGCACCCTGGCCCGGTTCGACGTCCCCGCCGCGCGGACCGCGTTCGCCCCGCCGGCCCGGTACGGCGTCCGGGTGGACGCCGGCGTCGAGGACGGCACCGAGGTGGGCACCGACTTCGACCCGATGATCGCCAAGGTGATCGCCTGGGGGAGCAGCCGCGCCGACGCGCTGCGCCGGCTCGCCGCGGCGCTGGCCGGCACCCGGCTGCACGGCGTCGGCACCAACCGCGACCTGCTGGTCCGGGTACTGCGCCACCCCGCGTTCGCCGCCGGCGAGCTGCACACCCGGTTCCTGGAGCAGCACGGGGCGGCCGAACTGGGCCGGCCGCTGGCCGACGAGCGGGCCGTCCGGCTGTCCGCGCTCGCCGCCGCCCTGGCCACGGCCGAGGCCAACCGCGCCGCCGCGCCGGTGCTCGGCGGACTCCCCGCGGGCTGGCGCAACCTCGCCTCCGCGCCGCACGTCCGCCGGTACCGCACCGCGGCCGGGGAGGAGGTGGAGGCCGGCTACGCCGCCGGCCGCACCGGACCGGTTCCGCTGCCCGCCGGCGGCGAGGAGGTCCGGGTGCACCGGGCCGCCCCCGACGAGGTGCAGCTGGTCGCCGGCGGGGTGCGCCGCACCTTCGCGGTGCACCGGCTGCCCGGGGGAGAGGTGCACGTCGACTCCGAGCTGGGCCCGGTGGCCCTGACCCCGCTGAGCCGGTTCCCGGACGGCTCCGACGACGTCCCGCCCGGCACCCTGCTGGCGCCGATGCCCGGCACCGTGGTCCGGGTCGCCGCCGAAGAGGGCGACTGGGTGGAGGCCGGACGGCCGCTGCTTTGGCTGGAGGCGATGAAGATGGAGCACCGGATCACCGCCCCGGCCGCCGGCACCGTCACCGGCCTGCCCGCCGCCGGCTCCCGGGTCGACACCGGCGACGTCCTCGCCGTGGTCGCCCCCCGCCCCGACACCCCGCAGCCGGACCCCGCCGAGGGGGAGGCCCCCGCCCCGGACGGGGCGCACCGATGA
- a CDS encoding acyl-CoA carboxylase subunit beta, producing the protein MTVLRSRLDTASPGYAQAREAMLGKLAEIDAEHAKALAGGGEKYVERHRRRGKLLARERIELLLDPDAPFLELSPLAAWGSDFPVGASVVTGVGVVEGTECVIIANDPTVRGGASNPWTGRKTMRAMEIAEQNRMPLINLVESGGADLPSQSEIFIPGGRLFRDLTRFSAAGIPTIALVFGNSTAGGAYVPGMSDHVVMVKERSKVFLGGPPLVKMATGEESDDESLGGAEMHARTSGLADHLAADEYDALRIGRRIVARLNHRKAGPAPAPAEPPRHDPEELAGIVPEDLKVPFDPREVIARIVDGSDFDEFKPAYGASLTTGWARLHGYPVGVLANAQGVLFSEESQKAAQFIQLANRSRTPLLFLHNTTGYMVGREYEQGGIIKHGAMMINAVSNSTVPHLSLLIGASYGAGHYGMCGRAYDPRFLFAWPSAKSAVMGPKQLAGVLSIVARASAEAKGRPYDEEQDAAMREMVENQIEAESLPLFLSGRVYDDGVIDPRDTRTVLGLCLSAVHNAPVRGADGFGVFRM; encoded by the coding sequence ATGACCGTACTGCGATCCCGCCTGGACACCGCCTCCCCCGGCTACGCGCAGGCGCGCGAGGCGATGCTCGGCAAGCTCGCCGAGATCGACGCCGAACACGCCAAGGCGCTGGCCGGCGGCGGCGAGAAGTACGTCGAGCGGCACCGCCGCCGTGGCAAGCTCCTCGCCCGGGAGCGGATCGAGCTGCTGCTCGACCCGGACGCGCCGTTCCTGGAGCTGTCCCCGCTGGCCGCCTGGGGCAGCGACTTCCCGGTCGGCGCCAGCGTCGTCACCGGCGTCGGCGTGGTCGAGGGCACCGAGTGCGTGATCATCGCCAACGACCCCACGGTGCGCGGCGGCGCCAGCAACCCGTGGACCGGCCGCAAGACCATGCGGGCGATGGAGATCGCCGAGCAGAACCGGATGCCGCTGATCAACCTGGTCGAGTCCGGCGGCGCCGACCTGCCCAGCCAGAGCGAGATCTTCATCCCCGGCGGGCGGCTCTTCCGCGACCTCACCCGGTTCTCCGCCGCCGGCATCCCCACCATCGCCCTGGTCTTCGGCAACTCCACCGCAGGCGGCGCCTACGTGCCAGGGATGAGCGACCACGTGGTGATGGTCAAGGAGCGCTCCAAGGTGTTCCTCGGCGGACCGCCGCTGGTCAAGATGGCCACCGGGGAGGAGAGCGACGACGAGTCGCTCGGCGGCGCGGAGATGCACGCCCGCACCTCCGGGCTCGCCGACCACCTGGCCGCCGACGAATACGACGCGCTGCGCATCGGCCGGCGCATCGTGGCCCGGCTCAACCACCGCAAGGCCGGGCCCGCCCCGGCGCCGGCCGAACCGCCCCGCCACGACCCGGAGGAGCTCGCCGGGATCGTCCCGGAGGACCTCAAGGTCCCGTTCGACCCGCGCGAGGTGATCGCGCGCATCGTGGACGGCTCCGACTTCGACGAGTTCAAACCGGCCTACGGCGCCAGCCTGACCACCGGGTGGGCGCGGCTGCACGGCTACCCGGTGGGCGTCCTGGCCAACGCCCAGGGGGTGCTGTTCAGCGAGGAGTCGCAGAAGGCCGCCCAGTTCATCCAGCTGGCCAACCGGTCCCGCACCCCGCTGCTGTTCCTGCACAACACCACCGGCTACATGGTCGGCCGGGAGTACGAGCAGGGCGGCATCATCAAGCACGGCGCGATGATGATCAACGCCGTCTCCAACAGCACCGTGCCGCACTTGTCGCTGCTGATCGGCGCCTCCTACGGCGCCGGGCACTACGGGATGTGCGGCCGCGCCTACGACCCCCGGTTCCTGTTCGCCTGGCCCAGCGCCAAGTCCGCGGTGATGGGCCCTAAGCAGCTGGCCGGGGTGCTGTCCATCGTCGCCCGCGCCTCGGCCGAGGCCAAGGGCCGCCCCTACGACGAGGAACAGGACGCCGCCATGCGGGAGATGGTGGAGAACCAGATCGAGGCCGAGTCACTGCCGCTCTTCCTCTCCGGGCGGGTCTACGACGACGGCGTCATCGACCCCCGCGACACCCGCACCGTGCTCGGGCTCTGCCTCTCCGCGGTGCACAACGCCCCGGTGCGCGGCGCCGACGGCTTCGGCGTCTTCCGGATGTGA
- a CDS encoding TetR/AcrR family transcriptional regulator, whose translation MDTGQDEGARSREPRQERSRATRRRLLEAAAACLAERGVAGSTVAAVAERAGVSRGAAQHHFPTREALFTAALRHMSDTRMAELRRRIDELPAGADRTTAVVEMLVDAYSGPVFAGAVQLWAAAANDPRLRSHVIPLEDHVGRTAHRAAVELLGADESAPGVRETVQATLDLARGLGLANLLTDDEPRRRRIVARWAEILRRELGTG comes from the coding sequence GTGGACACGGGGCAGGACGAGGGGGCGCGGTCGCGCGAGCCGCGGCAGGAGCGGAGCCGGGCGACCCGGCGCCGGCTGCTGGAGGCGGCCGCGGCCTGCCTCGCCGAGCGCGGTGTGGCGGGCAGCACCGTGGCCGCCGTCGCGGAGCGCGCCGGGGTGTCGCGCGGCGCCGCCCAGCACCACTTCCCCACCCGGGAGGCGCTGTTCACCGCCGCGCTGCGGCACATGAGCGACACCCGGATGGCCGAGCTGCGCCGCCGGATCGACGAGCTGCCGGCCGGCGCCGACCGCACCACCGCCGTGGTGGAGATGCTGGTGGACGCCTACAGCGGCCCGGTGTTCGCCGGGGCGGTGCAGCTGTGGGCGGCCGCCGCCAACGACCCGCGGCTGCGCTCGCACGTCATCCCGCTGGAGGACCACGTCGGCCGGACCGCGCACCGCGCCGCCGTCGAACTGCTCGGCGCCGACGAGTCCGCCCCGGGCGTGCGGGAGACCGTGCAGGCCACCCTCGACCTCGCCCGCGGCCTGGGCCTGGCCAACCTGCTCACCGACGACGAGCCGCGCCGCCGCCGGATCGTCGCCCGCTGGGCGGAGATCCTCCGCCGCGAGCTCGGCACAGGCTGA
- a CDS encoding phosphoketolase family protein: MTTTEIGPRGSLTDEELRAVDLYWRAANYLSVGQIYLLDNPLLREPLAPEHIKPRLLGHWGTTPGLNFVYAHLQRQVRRRGTDMIWIMGPGHGGPSGVATAWLDGTYTEIYPEITRDAEGMRRLFRRFSFPGGVPSHYAPETPGSIHEGGELGYALSHAYGAAFDNPGLVVAAVVGDGEAETGPLAGSWAANRFIDPATDGAVLPILHLNGYKIANPTVLARMPERELAALMEGHGHEPVFISGDDPAVLHREMAEVLDRALDGIAEIQRRARDGADRGGLRWPMIVLRTPKGWTGPEEVDGLPVEGTWRSHQVPLAAVRTDPGHLGQLERWMRSYRPEELFGADGAPVPETTALVVPEGDHRISANPVANGGLLLKDLTLPDFRRYAVEVPSPGAVQHEATRVLGGYLRDVIRANPDDFRIFGPDETASNRLGAVFEATDRAWDLPLLPTDESLAPGGRVMEVLSEHLCQGWLEGYLLTGRHGLFNSYEAFIHIVDAMLNQHAKWLKVTRAIPWRRPIASLNYLLSSHVWRQDHNGFSHQDPGFIDHVVNKKPEIVRVYLPPDANTLLSTADHCLRMRDTVNVVIAGKQPALSYLTMDQSIAHCTRGLGIWEWASTDGGADPDVVLACAGDVPTLETLAAADLLRTHLPELRVRVVNVVDLMRLQPAEEHPHGLTDRSYDALFTTDKPVIFAFHGYPWLIHRLTYRRNGHDNLHVRGYKEEGTTTTPFDMVMLNDLDRFHLVMDVIDRVPGLSVKAAHLSQRMHDARLRCRAHTREYGDDAPEIRDWTWGS; encoded by the coding sequence ATGACGACGACCGAGATCGGGCCCCGGGGGTCGCTCACCGACGAGGAGCTCCGCGCGGTCGACCTCTACTGGCGGGCCGCCAACTACCTGTCGGTCGGCCAGATCTACCTGCTGGACAACCCGCTGCTCCGGGAGCCGCTCGCCCCCGAGCACATCAAGCCCCGGCTGCTCGGGCACTGGGGCACCACGCCGGGGCTCAACTTCGTCTACGCCCACCTGCAGCGGCAGGTGCGGCGGCGCGGCACGGACATGATCTGGATCATGGGCCCCGGGCACGGCGGCCCGTCCGGGGTGGCCACCGCCTGGCTGGACGGCACCTACACCGAGATCTACCCCGAGATCACCCGGGACGCCGAGGGGATGCGCCGGCTGTTCCGCCGGTTCTCCTTCCCCGGCGGGGTGCCCAGCCACTACGCCCCGGAGACGCCGGGCTCGATCCACGAGGGCGGCGAGCTGGGGTACGCGCTGTCGCACGCCTACGGGGCCGCCTTCGACAACCCCGGCCTGGTGGTGGCGGCCGTGGTCGGCGACGGCGAGGCCGAGACCGGTCCGCTGGCGGGCAGCTGGGCCGCCAACCGGTTCATCGACCCGGCCACCGACGGCGCCGTGCTGCCGATCCTGCACCTCAACGGCTACAAGATCGCCAACCCCACGGTGCTCGCCCGGATGCCGGAGCGCGAACTCGCCGCGCTGATGGAGGGCCACGGGCACGAACCGGTCTTCATCTCCGGCGACGACCCCGCCGTACTGCACCGGGAGATGGCCGAGGTGCTGGACCGCGCCCTGGACGGCATCGCCGAGATCCAGCGCCGGGCGCGGGACGGCGCCGACCGCGGCGGCCTGCGCTGGCCGATGATCGTGCTGCGCACCCCGAAGGGCTGGACCGGCCCCGAGGAGGTGGACGGGCTGCCGGTGGAGGGCACCTGGCGCTCCCACCAGGTGCCGCTGGCCGCGGTGCGGACCGATCCCGGGCACCTCGGGCAGCTGGAGCGGTGGATGCGCTCCTACCGGCCGGAGGAGCTGTTCGGCGCCGACGGCGCCCCGGTGCCGGAGACCACCGCACTGGTCGTCCCGGAGGGCGACCACCGGATCAGCGCCAACCCGGTCGCCAACGGCGGGCTGCTGCTCAAGGACCTCACCCTGCCCGACTTCCGCCGCTACGCGGTCGAGGTGCCGAGCCCGGGGGCGGTCCAGCACGAGGCCACCCGGGTGCTCGGCGGCTACCTGCGCGACGTGATCCGGGCCAACCCGGACGACTTCCGCATCTTCGGACCGGACGAGACCGCCTCCAACCGGCTCGGCGCGGTCTTCGAGGCCACCGACCGCGCCTGGGACCTGCCGCTGCTGCCCACCGACGAGTCGCTGGCCCCCGGCGGCCGGGTGATGGAGGTGCTCAGCGAGCACCTGTGCCAGGGCTGGCTGGAGGGCTACCTGCTCACCGGCCGGCACGGGCTGTTCAACAGCTACGAGGCGTTCATCCACATCGTGGACGCGATGCTCAACCAGCACGCCAAGTGGCTCAAGGTCACCCGGGCCATCCCCTGGCGGCGCCCGATCGCCTCGCTGAACTACCTGCTCAGCTCGCACGTGTGGCGCCAGGACCACAACGGCTTCAGCCACCAGGACCCCGGGTTCATCGACCACGTGGTGAACAAGAAACCGGAGATCGTCCGGGTGTACCTGCCGCCGGACGCCAACACCCTGCTCTCCACCGCCGACCACTGCCTGCGGATGCGCGACACGGTCAACGTGGTCATCGCCGGCAAGCAGCCCGCGCTGAGCTACCTCACCATGGACCAGTCCATCGCGCACTGCACCCGCGGCCTGGGCATCTGGGAGTGGGCCAGCACCGACGGCGGCGCCGACCCCGACGTGGTGCTGGCCTGCGCCGGGGACGTGCCGACGCTGGAGACGCTGGCCGCCGCCGACCTGCTCCGCACCCACCTGCCGGAGCTGCGGGTGCGGGTGGTCAACGTGGTCGACCTGATGCGGCTGCAGCCGGCCGAGGAGCACCCGCACGGCCTCACCGACCGCTCCTACGACGCGCTGTTCACCACCGACAAGCCGGTCATCTTCGCCTTCCACGGCTACCCGTGGCTGATCCACCGGCTCACCTACCGCCGCAACGGCCACGACAACCTGCACGTCCGCGGCTACAAGGAGGAGGGCACCACCACCACGCCGTTCGACATGGTGATGCTCAACGACCTGGACCGGTTCCACCTGGTGATGGACGTCATCGACCGGGTTCCGGGGCTGTCGGTCAAGGCGGCGCACCTCAGCCAGCGGATGCACGACGCCCGGCTGCGCTGCCGGGCGCACACCCGCGAGTACGGCGACGACGCCCCCGAGATCCGCGACTGGACCTGGGGCTCCTGA